CCAGCGCGATCGGCAGGGCCATGTCCGGCGGGCTGGCCTGCGCCAGGGTGGAGCCGTCGGTGAAGGTGACCATCGAGTGCACGATCGACTGCGGATGCACCACCACGTCGATGCGCTCGTAGGGGACCCCGAACAGCAGGTGGGTCTCGATCAGCTCCAGGCCCTTGTTGACCAGCGACGCCGAGTTCAACGTGTTCATCGGGCCCATCGACCAGGTGGGGTGCGCCCCGGCCTGCTCGGCGGTGACCTCGGCCAACTCGGCGGCCGACCAGCCCCGAAACGGCCCGCCGGAGGCGGTGAGCACGATCCGCGCGACCTCCTCGGGGCGCCCCCCGCGCAGGCACTGCGCGATCGCGGAGTGTTCGGAGTCCACCGGCACGATCTGGCCCGGCGCGGCGGCCGCGGTGACCAGCGGTCCACCGGCGACCAGCGACTCCTTGTTGGCCAGCGCCAGGCGTGCCCCGGTGGCCAGCGCCGCCAGGGTCGGACGCAGCCCCCGCGCCCCGACCAGGGCGTTGAGCACCACGTCGGCCTCGGTGTCTTCCACCAGGCGGGTCACGGCGTCGACGCCGCGATACGGGACGTCACCGAGGGCGCCCGCGGCCCGCTCGTCGGCGACGGCGAGGTTGGCGACCCCGGTCTCGGCACGCTGCCGGGCGAGCAATTCCGGGTGGGCGCCGCCGGCGGCCAGCCCGACCACCTCGAAGCGGTCCGGGTTGGCGGCGATGACCTGCAGCGCCTGG
This sequence is a window from Mycolicibacillus parakoreensis. Protein-coding genes within it:
- the dxr gene encoding 1-deoxy-D-xylulose-5-phosphate reductoisomerase, with amino-acid sequence MTSARRRVLILGSTGSIGTQALQVIAANPDRFEVVGLAAGGAHPELLARQRAETGVANLAVADERAAGALGDVPYRGVDAVTRLVEDTEADVVLNALVGARGLRPTLAALATGARLALANKESLVAGGPLVTAAAAPGQIVPVDSEHSAIAQCLRGGRPEEVARIVLTASGGPFRGWSAAELAEVTAEQAGAHPTWSMGPMNTLNSASLVNKGLELIETHLLFGVPYERIDVVVHPQSIVHSMVTFTDGSTLAQASPPDMALPIALALGWPERIAAAAPACDFSTAATWEFEPVDDAVFPAVQLARRAGAGGGCLPAVYNAANEEAAAAFFAGRIGFPAIVETVASVLDEADPWAAPPATVEDVLAAQRWARQRAAQAITTTRKVVPTR